A part of Aegilops tauschii subsp. strangulata cultivar AL8/78 chromosome 2, Aet v6.0, whole genome shotgun sequence genomic DNA contains:
- the LOC109766655 gene encoding uncharacterized protein, which produces MEAYLAEVRKIEKHFLGLELQHVPCGTNREADEIAKRASRRLPQEPGVFEERLFKPSAAPPAAESASPQERLPPTSLGSPCLRSNLRSMPAPGTQAPGGVLDQRVQGVPGARNTAREGGRRGARGPTGYGVLHSRRKQGCDLLADIHDGDCGHHSSSRTLVGKAFRSGFYWPMALSDAAELVRSCEACQFHAKKIQQPAQGLQTIPLSWPFAVWGLDILGPFP; this is translated from the exons atggaggcatatcTCGCGGAGGTACGCAAGATAGAGAAGCACttcttgggcctggagctacAGCACGTGCCCTGCGGCACGAACAGGGAAGCCGACGAGATCGCCAAGAGGGCGTCTAGGCGCCTGCCTCAGGAGCCTGGCGTCTTTGAAGAGAGACTCTTCAAGCCTTCAGCAGCCCCTCCGGCTGCGGAATCGGCGTCGCCTCAGGAGCGGCTTCCCCCCACCAGCCTCGGGAGCCCCTGCCTGCGGTCCAACCTGAGGAGCATGCCTGCTCCTGGCACTCAAGCCCCAGGAGGGGTGCTGGATCAAAGAGTTCAGGGCGTACCTGGTGCAAGGAACActgccagagaaggaggaagacgcggagcgcgtggcccgacagGCTATGGTGTACTGCATTCAAGACG GAAGCAGGGATGCGATCTGTTAGCTGACATACACGATGGGGATTGCGGGCATCATTCGTCGTCGCGCACTCTGGtgggcaaggcattccgcagcggattctactggcccatggCGCTCAGTGACGCAGCCGAGCTAGTAAGGTCCTGCGAGGCatgccagttccatgccaagaAAATCCAGCAGCCTGCTCAGGGCCTTCAGACCATTCCGCTCTCttggccattcgcggtctgggggctggacattcTGGGACCGTTCCCTTGA